In Candidatus Electrothrix scaldis, the genomic window TAAAACGGTCGGTATAACGAAGAGGTAACAAATCAACATCAGGGATGGAAAATCCTGATGTATCAACACCGGGTAGATCTAGATCCGGGACACCATCACCATCAGCATCAGGATCTTCATCGTCCGGGCGGCCATCTCCATCAGAATCGGGTTTGGAATCGTTATCCTGATCATCAGGAATGCCATCCCCATCATCATCATTATCATCCACATCATCGGTGCCATCATTATCATCATCAGGGTCAGTATAATCAGGATCACCATCACCATCAGAATCCTTTTTACAATCATCAGTGACCTGGCACTGACCTTCAGTGGTATTATCAGAGGTGCAACAATCCTGAAACTGCTGGACACTGAGAGAGGCTATAGGATGTATAGTTGTTGAGCCGTCAGAACAGCTAATTGAGATGTAACCGCAGGAATCACCGATTGGTACAATATCTTCACAAGCAGCGGAGCCATTGAAATGATTAATCTGATCACGGGTGACGGAAGCATTATCAGGACAATCGTCGCAAGGATCATAAACCCCATCGCCGTCTGAATCCTGACATGGTTCAGCACAGGTAAAATCACAAGTATCAGGATAATCATCACCCCAGACTATATTTTCATAGCCGCCGCATTGCTCGACCGGAGAGGGAGAAACACCATCACAAGGGTCAGAATCATTGCACTCATAAGCGCAACCGGAAGTTTCATCTATAGAGCCCTCTTTAACACCGCCTTTATTCTCACAGGCACATTCAGCCTGTTCCTGACATGTAGAAAGACCGGAGCAGGGAGAAGAGCAAGTGTCAAAATCATAAGGTAATTCACCGTTGTAATCTGGACACTTACAATGATATTGACAAGAATCTTTATCATCCCAAACTAGATTTGAAGGAGAACCACAAAGATCAGAAGCCGTAGACAAATCACAGCAAGAACAAGTTATAGTACCGAAATGATCACAGTAAGACTCAGTACAAATAGAATCATCATCATATCGTATAGCCGGAGGACTATCATTTACAAATGTATAAGATACAGAAATACCACAAAGATCCTGATCAGCACAAAAGGCATCAGCAACACCAGTTCCACAGCCAGTAATATTGGAAAAACACCAATCAATAGGAGTACCACCTTTAACGGCATTAAATTCCTTGTCAACAAACTGAACAGTGTCAGCAAACGCCCGATGCACCAGGCCGATGAGGAAAAAGCCCAGGAACACAAGAGCGATAACAATAATCAGGCGCATTTTGAAAAATGAGGGGATAGGAGCGGCCATAACTAAAAAGGTGATGAAAGAATTTTAACGATTAAAAAACCGCAACCAATAAGAAAACCAATAGATACAAAAGGACCGGCAGCGAAAAAAAAATCACTGAGTAGTGCTGCTGTATCAAATCCGGGAGGTAACTGTATCATCAGATCCACTCAATTTTCGTTGCAAGAACAAACGCCATAGCGGTTAAAGATCCGAGACCGAAAGAAAAAATATCCACGATCTGCACAAGGATATCATCCTTCAAAAGGAGCTCTATAGCGTCGTAGAATGCTTGGGCTTCGGGAGTCATAATAAAAGTCCTTAGCGACCGTGAGGTATATGACCTATACCGCGAGCAAGGGAAAAAGCGTAAGAAACACCAAGGCCAGCAACCCAGCCGACCATAACAAGCCCCAACCCGTAACCGTACGCTGTGAGATTTAAGGTAAAAGTCATTTTTTATAAATATTTGATATTTAAATAATTATTTTAAAAGCAAAACAAAAAAATACTACTAAACGTCGTAATCACCAGGATTATAACGAGAAGATTTTATTGAAACACTTTGTTGCAAATGTTTGTGATACAAAGCATTATAGTAATCAAATTCAAACGAACCAGCGTCGGAAGCTTCACGATGCAAATGAGCCCATTGAGCAAGTTTAAAATTACCATCAGCACGTCTTGCGAGAGCAGCACTCTGTAATTTTTCAGTAAGCATATCAAAGCCAATAAGGACCATACCTAAAAAAAGCATACCGAGAAGAAGTGTCTTCATATCGGTAATAAGACCGCCTGTAAGCTGGGAAAACGCTTCAAAAAGAAAATTATCAAAGGGTAGTGGCATAATATAACTATCATAAAAAATAGAGGGGTGCCGAAGCACCCCGAACAGCGTTCAAGCAGGGTTATACGGAAACGCCTGTGCGCTGAAGCAGCCGACGACCGAAGAACAGCAGGCCGATAGCAACCATCGCGGCAAGAACGGTAAAAATAGCCGCCTGAGCACCGGAAACGTCAACCAGGGCAAACAAAGCCGCCATATCACTTGAAGCAAAAGCACCGGAAGCACCAGCAAGAACAGCACCAGCACCGGCAATGGAAGGAATAGCAAACTTACTGGACAACACACGTTTTGCAGGGCGGTACAGCGTTACATTCATAAATTTTCTCATGGTATTACTCCTTTGTTGAGTTGAGAAAGGTTTGTAAAATGCTCACGATGAGCGGGTTAAATTTTAAATTACTTGATCACTCGATAGAGAATACCGAGACCAAGAATAATAAATAACAGTAGGACAATGCCGCTGACTGTCGTAAGGAGATCGCCCTTGATCCCGTCGAAGTAACTATCCTGCATCAAGGGTGTCCAAGTCCATGCAGCGAGACAATCAGAAGCGGAAAAAATTGATAAAAATGAAAGAAAAAATAAACGTATTCTGGACATAGCGTCTTAACTCCTGCCTTATCCCTCCGCACCGGAGCCCCCCGGCCAATGCCGGAGGGCCTCCGGCCCGGAGGGGGTCCGGGCGATAGTGAGAGACCAGCCTTTCATCAAACGGCTAAAAAAGGCCGGTCTGTATTTTCTTCTACCCGCCAGAAGCTGACGTTGTGATAGTACACACCGTCTTTCTTGCGGTTATTGGGACGTGCTTCAACAAGCACTTCAACATCCTGTCCCTTGGTTCCGAGCGGAGTGGATGCATTGACAGCAAAGGTTTTGGGATGAGTGTATTCATCAGGAGCGGGAAGCTTCAGCAATGTTGAAAAAAAGTCTCCGTTATCTGATTGAATACGCTCATGGCTTTGCACGCGGCCTTTGAGTAACAAGGTCAAGTCGTTAGCTTGATGTCCGTTTGAAGCGTTTTTTTTCTGTGCGTCAGTTTTAGGATCCATTGTTTTTTCCTCGTCGTTTGTTTGTTATGGGGTGTATGGAATTAAGGGTTAGAGATAGAATCACGAAAAATCGTCCGAAAAATCTCTATCCAAAGATTCATAATGATCTATATCACGTTGAAGCTTTGCTCTTTCGGCACGATCTCCGAATAAAGCAAAATGCTCCTGATCAAGCCTCTCGTCTTCAGGAAATTCCCCTGAATCAAAATCGTCTTCAGGGTCAAAATTTACTGAAAACCCTTCATCCGGGTCGTATAAATCAGGGTTGTCAGGATCAATGGGCATAATGTTTTCTCCTCTTAGAGCGTCGGTTATAAAGAGATATGGTTAAAGCACCGGGAACAAGTGGCACCCGGTGCTGTGAACGCGTTCTTAAAAGTGAGAAAAACAACGATCAGCAAGCTTGCCTGACAATGCGGGCAAAGGGTTCTGTACTGTCGTGTCGGCTGCATGATGCGCATCTTTTTTCCTTACTAGTCCCTGCGACCTGATGTTTTTATGATGCTTGCAAGAGCGTTTCGTATTTTTGCAAGGGTTACGCGGTCAACAGCGTTGAAAAAACGGAGGAGAAACACGTTTTCTTTCCTGTAGCTCTGCGGGAAATACTGAGAGCGGACGAACTCGACAGCCAGATAAAGCAGGATCAGAAGAAAGCAGAAGCCTACTGACCAGTCTATATACAGCTCAATGAAGCGGAGAAAGTAGGGGTAGAGCTGAACTGGTACAGAATTACCCAGGGAAAAAGACAGGATAAATACACCGAATACTGAGGCGGAGGCATACCCCAGCAGGAAAACAGCGAGGTGCATTATCCTGTGATATCCGTTGAGGTGCATATGGTCGGGGCTGGGTGTTTTCATAGCGCTGTTACAGTGCGTTTTATTAGGATTTCATTTCTACGCCGAGAGCCCAAGGCCAGAAAAAAAAGCTGAAAACCAATGAAAAAATAAAAGTTAAAAAGTATGATTCAGAGCTCAAATAGCTGAATTTTATATCAAATGCGTGGAAAAAGTCACTGTATCCAAGCGTGAATAACCAGCCACAAACCCAAAATATTTTTTTATATTGACGAAGATAATCAGCAATGACCATGTAACCGTTCAGTGCGTCTGAAGTATTCGTTGTAGTTTCTTTCATGAGATATCGTTGGTAGTCGTTTACAGTGCGTTTTCAGTCGGAATAAAGGGAATGCAGCCGACCGGAACATGGACAAAAAAGCATTTACTGAAGCAACCATCACAGCTCTGGAGACCGATATCAAGTCCGTTATAATAATCAAAAAAATGCGTATGCGGCTTGCGATGGTCGCAGTTTGCGGGGCCGTCGCAGGTACAGGCGTGGTCACAGATGAAAAGTTGGTTCGGGATCGGGGCGGTCATTACTTTTTCTCCTTAGGGTGATTGGTCGTTTGTTGTGCGTTAAGAGTGCGTTATTTAATAAAGAAACCTCGGGGAACAGAGGACAGATACGGATTCAGAAGAAAGATCCGGGTATTTCGAAGAAACCAAACGCGCACACTGTTCAACGGGCACCCGATCATAAGAAGATGAAGGGGAATTAAAATAATGAAAATATAACGTTGAAATATAGGGCGTATCAGTAATTTCAGAGCAAACCTTATCTGCTTGTTTCATAGTGGCTGAATAATGCTTCTGAACAAAAATGGAGCATTTGTAAAAAGGGTATTTATCGTCAAAACTGCACCCGTTGAGCAAAAGAGCTGCAAGGGGGAACAGGAGTAATCTTTTCATGAAGTATTCCTATCAGCTTAAAGTTCGTTATTTGTTCGTTCGGAGTGCGTTATATATCGTGGATACAATCAAAACCGGACGGTGTAAGAGCGACTGTGAAGGGAGTCAAGGTGATGAACCCTTCTTCCTTGAGAGCCACTAATGCATCGTTGAAAAACTTCTTTGTGCCGCAGCAGTAAAGGGAGCTTTCAAAAACCTCCATACGGGAAACAAGGAGCCCGATTGCATCTTTGCTGTATCTGTTCGTGACAGCGGCAATATCAAAAAGAAGATTCCGGTTAACGAGTTTCTTTTCGACTCGATCATACGGAATATCCTTGGAATATTTTTTTGTAAGCGCATGGTGTGTCATGCCGTTGCCGGGAAAGCCTTCTGTAATCTGTAGAGCCATGTTCGTTTCTCCTGTCGTTATTCGTTCGTTGTTTGTGCGTTTTAAGTACGTTAGATGATTTGGGCCAAAAGAAAGAAAAGGCAAAAACTACCCAGAACCATTAAAAAAGAGGAAAAAGAGCCGGAAACCTCAATGTTAAATTCAATACTTCCGTTAGCAGCTGCAAGGACGGAAGAAACCAAAGCAAGAAGCCAGTAAATAATACGAATATCAAAGGAATCCATTAATTCTCCTGTCGTTATTTGTTCGTTATTCGTTCGTTGTGTGTGCGTGTGAAGTGCGTTCGGTATCCCTCAACAACCAGTTGTATTTTCTGATGTACTTCTGGTATGGTGGAGGTTTGCATGTAAAAAAAGCAGCATTCTGCAAATTTTTTTGCGTATATATTTTCTATAGCGCAAATAAATCTGCGAGTCAACGATAATTGCAGATTTTTCTGAATAAAATGAACTTTTCTAACGTTTGGGAACGGATACAGAGAGAAGCGAAGATAAAAAATATAAGTCAACTTGCTGAAATAGTTGGAAAAACACACCAAACTATTTCAGCAAAAAAAGCTCAAGGAAAAGAATTCCCCATAGAATGGGCTTACTTAGTCGCTAAAAAATACAATCTTTCAACAGACTGGATTTTAACAGGAAAAGGAGACAAGCATGTTGAAGGAAAAATAGAGCCATCAAAAAAGATTATTATAAGGCTAGAAAAATGGCTTGAAAACCTAACCGCAAAAGACCCAAGAAAAGAAATTTGGTTTGAATGCGAAATAGAAAGGCATTTCCCAGAGTTTAAGGAGTGGGATGAACAGCAGAATGAAAAGAAGGACCAAAAGGCAGCATAGGCAAGTGGCCGCCTTATCTCAGAAGAATCAAATAATAATTTTTCGGTGAATACATAACGCGAATGAAAACAATCACGGAAGTGGAAAAGGAGATAGCAATACTAGAGAAAGAAAGGAATAAAGGCGAAATAGGGGAATTGATGATAAGGAGTAGCTTAGCGGCATTCTGCGCAAGCTCAAAAGCTCATCTGTTGAACAATATTACCATAGGATATAGAGAAGGAACGACGCAGATTGACCATATATTGATAACAAAGAAGGGAATACTTGTTATCGAAACAAAGCACTATTCTGGATGGATTTTCGGAGAAGAACGAAAAAAAATCTGGACACAATGCCTCTACAAAAAGAAATACCCTTTTCAAAATCCATTACGACAAAATTACGGACATATTGCAGCAGTAAGAAAGCAACTCGGATTTATCCCTGAAAACAAAATACAGGGTATTGTTGTCTTCACAAAAGACGCCGAGTTTAAGACCCCACAGCCAAACGGTGTTATCCTTTTCAAGGAGCTGTTCAATTATTTAATGAGAATGAACTTTGGAGTCATCAGCGATACCGAAATGTACATGGCCATAGGGTACCTGGAATACAGAAGGTTTCAGCTGACTGAAGAGACAGACTTGGATCATCAGAAGCATATCGCTCAGAAATTTACGAGATAGAAGCAAACGAAATATCTCAGACGAATCAAATAACGAACTTTGGAAGAATTTTGAAAGCACCTAGAGAGAAATATGAACCGTCAATACGAGTCCCCAAAAGGGAGCTTTGTAGAAATTGCATCCCTCTTGCCCTGGTGGGCATGCCTCCTGTTCGCATTAGCTTCATGGGCAATCCTTCATCTCATCGCAGGTATTCAAGTTGAAGTAACACCCGGAGCCGAAGGGCTTTTTAAATTCGCCGGAAAACAGCTATGGATAACATTAGCAATGTTAGGGCAAATTGTACTTCCAGCTCTCTTTGTTATTGCTGCAATAAGTTCAGCTATACAGAAAGCGCAGTCTCCTATAATTGCTGCCAGTGTGCTATTCTTGACAGGAGCCATCCTATTATCATTTCTAGTTTTCCATAAAAAGCCGGAAGAAAAATGGAAATGGACAGAAGAAAAACTATATGGAATGGATTGGGAACCATTCACATTTGATATATGGAAATCAGGAATGGATATTGACGAAATAATATCCATCGCAAGGAGAGAAAATATATCAATAGGAAGAAAAACAGTCATAAATTTCAATAAAGACTTTATTGAGGCATATATCACTCCCTATAAAGATAAAGAAACTATCTATAATTACCAAACTGAGCTTCTTGGAAGCAAAGCAAAAGTATTCCTCTTTCTGACAGAAGAAGAAAAGAGGATAATGAAAATTTCAATTGTCTGGGATCACGGAAAAGAACTATTTGAAACGGTAAGGAAAATAATTGAGGACAAGATACCGATAGCACAAAAAACAAAAAGAAAGACAATGACAACGAAAACAAAATATAAGATAACAAAAGGACTAGAAATAGAATACGAAATTATGGCAGGTGATAGACTAACAATGACATACAACGACCTATATCTCATTCAGTCTAATGAGGAGTACAAAAGAAATACAAAAATGCAACAAAAAGAAAAGGCTAACCGAGAGGACAAAGGGAAATTTTAGGAACTGCTGAAATAAAAAACCGGGTCATGCGCTGAGCATGGACCCGGAAAAATAAGATTAACTAGGGTTAGAATAACCTATTCATAGAAACATTTGAAGATAAAATAAAAACGACCCACAAAAGCAATAAATGCGCCGGGTAAAATGCATAGTAGAAATACTTCATGCCAGGAAACCCGAAACGATCACGAAAGAAAAAAAGCGGTACGGCACACAGGGCGAATATCTGCATTGTGCCGAACTGATAAGAAATGAACGTCATCAGAACGAAAAACACAGCAGAAACAACAGCTCCGGTAAATTCTGTAAAGGTATCCCGGATAACATAAAAACCGATGACAGACATAATCCCGTAAAATCCGAAATCAAAATTAAATAGAAGATATATAGTTGAGACAAAGGCGTAAAAAACAAAGAAGTGAAAATAAGATTTATTTTCAATAAAATGCACAATCAAGACAGAAAATGCGAAGGGAAACAGAATATTAAGAGTTAAGATATTATAGTCTAAAACCTGCATCAATAGGGAGAAAGGGAGCTGAGACAAAAAGGCGAAAAAGAACAATCTGTAAGCATACTGCTTCATATCGGAAGTATGCAAAAGCCCCGTTGCCACCTGATAAGCGAAAATAGGAAAAGCTAATCTACCAACGAAGCGAAGGAAGTGCATATCAGGGAAAAATACAAGCGCGGTATGGTCGATAAACATGAATATACAGGCAAGAATCTTAATCATGAGATTGCTCAGTGAATGTTGGGTTGTTGGGTTCGCTGTTGGGTTTTTATTTCAGAGTTAGATGGTTTTGAACGAATTTAAAACACGCTACATAACGAAAAAACGGTTAAATAGCGCCCCTGCACCGGCCTTTCACGCCGGCAACACCGGTTCAAATCCGGTTGGGGACGCCCTTTATATCAAGGACTTAGCATTCATTTGCTAAGTCCTTTTTTTATTTGTTGGGCCGCTTGTTGGGCCTTTTATCCAGCCTGCTTTCCCCCTTAGTACAGCAAGCTCATATCCAAGCATAGATACCATATCTTCCAAAAGGCCTTATCCAACTAGCGCACACTCTCCCCAGAGCCCCACAGACTCAAATTCCTTTCGCCAAAAAATATCGACCTGTGCGGTTAGCCGTTTTTTAGTCTATGCAGCCAGTTTAAAATCAATATCCTTTTCCTCAAACCATTTTCTGTATTCATTATTGTGCGCAAGAGCAGTAATCGTGGCCAAGGCCACTGTTCCTTTGTTAGTCCAGCTCATTCCATTATGTTTTTGTCGTTCTGACACAATGAGATCATTCGCCTTCTCACCGGCAGCACTTGAATTACAAAGTCCGAGTTCTTTTCGGGCAGCATAACAGGGAATATAAGGTCGGTTCCTTTCCAGATAGGCGATAAGTTTTTCTAATAATTGACTGTTCTTTATATCCTGCTCTGGAATTTCACGCAAAAACTCAATTGCTTTATCGGTGAGACCGTACCAGAGCAAAGGTTTGATTTTATTGAGAACTTCATTGCGTGGTTTCCGACCATTCATTGTTTGACTCAGCAACTCCCCACAGGGAGCATTCCCAAAAAGTAGGAATGTACTTTTTTTAACTGCTGATTTGTTTTT contains:
- a CDS encoding nuclease-related domain-containing protein, which encodes MKTITEVEKEIAILEKERNKGEIGELMIRSSLAAFCASSKAHLLNNITIGYREGTTQIDHILITKKGILVIETKHYSGWIFGEERKKIWTQCLYKKKYPFQNPLRQNYGHIAAVRKQLGFIPENKIQGIVVFTKDAEFKTPQPNGVILFKELFNYLMRMNFGVISDTEMYMAIGYLEYRRFQLTEETDLDHQKHIAQKFTR
- a CDS encoding TraX family protein, whose translation is MIKILACIFMFIDHTALVFFPDMHFLRFVGRLAFPIFAYQVATGLLHTSDMKQYAYRLFFFAFLSQLPFSLLMQVLDYNILTLNILFPFAFSVLIVHFIENKSYFHFFVFYAFVSTIYLLFNFDFGFYGIMSVIGFYVIRDTFTEFTGAVVSAVFFVLMTFISYQFGTMQIFALCAVPLFFFRDRFGFPGMKYFYYAFYPAHLLLLWVVFILSSNVSMNRLF
- a CDS encoding helix-turn-helix domain-containing protein, with product MNFSNVWERIQREAKIKNISQLAEIVGKTHQTISAKKAQGKEFPIEWAYLVAKKYNLSTDWILTGKGDKHVEGKIEPSKKIIIRLEKWLENLTAKDPRKEIWFECEIERHFPEFKEWDEQQNEKKDQKAA